A stretch of DNA from Carassius auratus strain Wakin unplaced genomic scaffold, ASM336829v1 scaf_tig00000491, whole genome shotgun sequence:
cacacctgaactagcTAATCAAGGCATTTCAGATCActggaaagctacaggcaggtgagtttgattggggttggaatTGACCTGTTCTTGAATCTTTAAAATTCGATTTTACAGAGGTTGATATTGCAGCAACACGTATTTGTCTTAGTTTTGTGCGGTTTGCTCACAGGCTGGGAGGATGACAGCTCGAGTGTATTTCTCGTTGATTGCTGTTTTTTCGTGTCTGTTCGGATACTTGAGCATAGCCCACGCTATTCAAAGACGAACCACAGGTGAAAAGATCTGTTGATTTCATTACACACCCTGAAGAAATGCGGAAATAAGTGACTCCCAGTCTTTGGAAGTAATTAACACGGTTTATGAATTATTAGGTTTTCAAACCCCTTTGATTTGAAGCAGACAACTATGTATAAAATTTGTATTTCGGTTTGAGACCCATTCCGAAACCCCAGATTTAAAATTGCTGAAACCGCACTCCCTGGCCTCTCCTAATGATCCACTTGAATTCTCTAGTGGATGGTTTCTGTCCGGCGAGGCTGACGGTCGTGCCGTTCCATCGAGGATGTTCCTCTGATGAAGACTGCCCTGGAGGGCACAAATGCTGTCAATTTGACTGTGGGCCTGTTTGCGTGCTGCCTGTTTTCAGTGAGTTTCAGTTAATAATGGATGCTAaggctgaaaacacacacagtagTAACCCAATGAATTCCATGTACGTTCTAAGAGACTTTGCCTTTTGTTGTTCTCCTCTAAAGTCGGTTTGAATTCATCCCTTAGGATGGTTTTAAGGACAGGATGGCTTTACAAAATAAAGCCGAATAATACTTTGAACGGTGGTCCTCAATTCCAGTACTGGAGACCCCCTGCTTTGCACACTTTGTATGTCCCCCTTATTTAACACTCCTGAACATCAGCTTGTCAGGAGAGAGAGCCATGAACTGGACCAACAAGTTGATctcaatcaggtgtgttaaataaagGAGACCTGCAAAATGTGCAAAGCGAGGGGGCCCCAAGGACTATaaaattgagaaccactgacttGGAATAGAATTCTTTCTTTAGCTAAAACTTGTTATTCATGCtttgaatgttttgttgtatAACGAAGTGGCATACTGTCTAtatcagggttcctcaaatcttgccctggaggtccaatgcactgcagaagTTAGCTCCAAACCTTATCAAAGTCGCCTGCCTGTgatttttctaatgatcccaaagacatggATTGGCACCGATTAGCATGcccaagtgtgtttgattagggttggacctTAACTCTGCAGTAatgtggatctcgaggtccagatttgaggattccTGGTCTATATGCACAAACTAAAGCTGACTATCTGTGTTCACGCAGTGAAGCCGGGTCAGTGTCCCGTACCGGAGATGATTCCACTGTGTGCTAAAAGCTGTTTCcgtgatggccagtgtcctgccacgcagaaatgttgcccaaccaccggtggctttgcatgcagtgaaccaCGTGGTCAGGGAAGAGATCAAGCAAGTtgccagggaagcggagctggtcagggtgcaggacagggaagcggggctggtcagggtgcaggacagggaagcggggctggtcagggcgccggacagggaagcggggctggtcagggagccggtcagggaagcggagcaggtcagggtcagggaagcggagcaggtcagggtcagggaagcggagcgggtcagggcgccggacagggaagcggagcgggtcagggcgccggacagggaagcggagccggccagggaagcggagctggtcagggagccggacagggccagggaagcggagctggtcagggcgccggacagggtgcaggtcagggaagcggagccggccagggaagcggagctggtcagggagccggacagggtcagggaagcggagctggtcagggagccggacagggaagtggcgctggacagggaagcggagctggtcagggagccggacagggtcagggaagcggagctggtcagggcgccggacagggcagcggctatggacagggcgcAGGTCAGGGCAGCGGCTATGAACAGGGtagtggagctggacagggaagcggacagggccagggaagcggagctggtcagggcgccggacagggtgcaggtcagggaagcggagctggtcagggagccggacagggccagggaagcggagctggtcagggagccggacagggtcagggaagcggagctggtcagggagccggacagggaagtggcgcaggacagggaagcggagccggtcagggcgcaggacagggtcagggaagtggcgcaggacagggaagcggagctggtcagggagccggacagggaagtggcgcaggacagggaagcggagctggtcagggagccggacagggaagtggcgcaggacagggaagcggagccggtcagggcgcaggacagggtcagggaagtggcgcaggacagggaagcggagccggtcagggctcaggacagggacagggaagcggagccggtcagggctcaggacagggtcagggaagcggagccggtcagggtgcaggacagggtcagggaagcggagccggtcagggaagcggagccggtcagggaagcggagccggacagggccagggaaacggagctggtcagggaagcggcgcaggacagggaagcggcgcaggacagggaagcggagctggtcagggaagcggcacaggacagggaagcggagctggtcagggagccggacagggtcagggaagcggagctggtcagggcgccggacagggcagcggctatggacagggaagtggagctggacagggaagcggctatggacagggtgctggacagggcagcggctatggacagggcagcggctatggacagggcagcggagctggacagggaagcggagctggacatggtgctggacagggcagcggctatggacagggcagcggctatggacagggcagcggctatggacagggcagcggctatggacagggaagcggctatggacagggaagtggagctggacagggaagcggctatggacagggtgctggacagggcagcggctatggacagggcagcggctatggacagggtgctggacagggcagcggctatggacagggaagtggagctggtcaaggaagcggctatggacagggtgctggacagggaagcggagctggtcaaggaagcggctatggacagggtgctggacagggaagcggagctggtcagggcgcttgacagggtcagggaagctgtgcaggacagggaagcggtcaaggGAATTGTCGGCGATGTGGCCAAGGTCAATGTTGAGGTCAGGGAGATGTTCCTGGGAATTTTGCATAATACTTTCTGGAGATCTTTTCTAGTGCTTTTATTCAAATGGCATGTTTTCCCTGATTGCTCAGTTTAGAAAGATTTTCTGTCTCTACCACTACTACAACctcctaaaataaataattgcttggTTTGAAGAGTTGGTGTTTCGTATCACTTGGCCGTTTTCTCACATAAATGCTCTCTGGCATCAGTGCTGTAAGTTTCTCTCCCTGAGTACTGGATAATAATTGCATGagaaaatcatgatttttttttatttttttttttttttttggtgtgtgtattAAATTTATTCTTGCCAAAGCTGAATAGtctgcagccattactccggTCTAAAATCATTgtattatgctgatttgatgctctagACACATTTCATTATGGCTGAAAACAGTTTGTAGGGCGCAAGTGACACTTCCATAAGCTCTTGTGATTCTGTTGAGGCAATATGTTCAAGACAGCA
This window harbors:
- the LOC113069005 gene encoding fibroin heavy chain-like; translation: MTARVYFSLIAVFSCLFGYLSIAHAIQRRTTVKPGQCPVPEMIPLCAKSCFRDGQCPATQKCCPTTGGFACSEPRGQGRDQASCQGSGAGQGQGSGAGQGAGQGSGAGQGAGQGSGAGQGQGSGAGQGQGSGAGQGAGQGSGAGQGAGQGSGAGQGSGAGQGAGQGQGSGAGQGSGAGQGAGQGQGSGAGQGSGAGQGSGQGQGSGAGQGSGQGQGSGAGQGAGQGQGSGAGQGSGAGQGSGAGQGQGNGAGQGSGAGQGSGAGQ